The Neurospora crassa OR74A linkage group IV, whole genome shotgun sequence genome has a segment encoding these proteins:
- a CDS encoding sulfite oxidase, translating into MAPAEPNAPPFRPKGKLPHFEDELEGWKGYIEWEKYPEKKKQVEEILKQYDFPDPPEFQLVPLPKTNPILTGERFKQYHYATGLGHLVDTSWQYVLKEKAEDMVHVLQFPYNGEPPGDRLVSTEITRNEDFFVRNHGGVPEIDADKYFLEIDGLVNNPKRLTLADLQNEELFPRETKVVSLQCSGTRRLEQIRQYPGDGDELINAPWGEGAIGTARWTGVSLKKVIKYCGGLKDGAKHIELFGADTYFKKGKVYNYVVSIPWRKVKIHEVLLAWEMNGKPLPKIHGFPLRAVVYGYIGARSCKWLYRIRGITDPSEAPVQRKEYLYYTPQIGKQNALYSNGFSIQDMPVSSAIISPKDMDVITHDGKVKLRGWAFSGGGHWPIRVEVSPDGGAIWYEVPTENMSTKYYYAWRLWEIDLPLDPEGWLEFCVRTWDNAMNTQPTYVRSAWNWDLHVTSSCHRIRVYSVNRSKPLTAARLKALEEHGIPLTPITKPLPIELETDEQYQASMAEQRGRDPLE; encoded by the exons ATGGCACCCGCGGAGCCAAACGCACCCCCATTTCGTCCAAAGGGCAAGTTACCCCATTTCGAGGATGAATTGGAAGGTTGGAAGGGATACATTGAATGGGAAAAGTATCCCGAGAAGAAAAAGCAGGTGGAGGAGATCCTGAAGCAATACGACTTTCCCGACCCTCCTGAATTCCAGCTTGTTCCTTTGCCCAAGACGAATCCCATCTTGACCGGAGAGCGGTTCAAACAGTACCACTATGCTACGGGCCTCGGCCATTTGGTCGACACCAGCTGGCAGTATGTGCTTAAGGAAAAGGCCGAGGACATGGTGCATGTCCTCCAGTTTCCATACAACGGAGAGCCTCCCGGA GACCGTCTTGTTTCAACCGAGATCACCCGCAACGAAGACTTCTTCGTCCGCAACCATGGCGGTGTTCCTGAAATTGATGCTGACAAGTATTTCCTCGAGATCGATGGCCTCGTCAACAATCCCAAGCGTCTCACCCTCGCCGACCTGCAGAACGAAGAGCTATTTCCTCGCGAGACCAAGGTCGTCAGTCTCCAATGCTCCGGTACGCGCCGGCTTGAACAAATCCGCCAATATCCCGGCGATGGCGACGAGCTCATCAACGCCCCTTGGGGTGAAGGCGCCATCGGTACCGCCCGCTGGACCGGTGTTTCTCTCAAGAAGGTCATCAAGTATTGCGGTGGACTGAAAGACGGCGCAAAGCACATCGAGCTTTTCGGTGCTGACACCTACttcaagaagggcaaggtgTACAACTACGTTGTATCCATTCCCTGGCGCAAGGTCAAGATCCACGAGGTGCTCCTGGCATGGGAGATGAACGGCAAGCCGTTGCCCAAAATCCACGGCTTCCCCCTTCGTGCGGTCGTCTATGGGTACATCGGTGCCAGAAGCTGCAAGTGGCTGTACAGGATCCGCGGTATCACGGACCCGAGCGAGGCGCCCGTCCAGAGAAAggagtacctctactacacTCCTCAGATCGGCAAACAGAACGCCTTGTACAGCAACGGCTTCTCGATCCAGGACATGCCCGTTTCTTCGGCGATTATCTCTCCCAAGGATATGGATGTCATCACGCACGACGGCAAGGTCAAACTGAGAGGCTGGGCCTTCTCGGGGGGTGGACACTGGCCGATTCGCGTGGAGGTCAGTCCTGATGGAGGCGCCATCTGGTATGAAGTGCCGACAGAGAATATGTCGACCAAGTACTACTACGCTTGGAGACTTTGGGAGATCGACCTGCCTCTTGATCCCGAGGGCTGGCTGGAGTTTTGCGTGAGGACGTGGGATAATGCCATGAACACCCAGCCGACATATGTCAGATCTGCCTG GAACTGGGATTTGCACGTCACTTCCTCTTGCCATCGTATCAGGGTCTACAGCGTCAACCGCTCGAAGCCTCTTACCGCAGCTCGGTTGAAGGCATTGGAAGAGCATGGTATACCGCTCACGCCCATTACCAAACCTTTGCCCATCGAGCTCGAGACGGACGAGCAATACCAGGCGTCCATGGCAGAGCAACGCGGACGGGACCCTCTTGAGTAG
- a CDS encoding DEAD/DEAH box helicase, variant, translating to MAGPDNSSESPGYGTDTGDNRLRSWFRSLSPTKVDIVGDFTGKERFAIHGEALLAHCLHAMKVDFDYGFQILHAVHSVETLLQRLHDRGCNFHVLWFNREYQLSIPTDIPAEITYRYQLTRSILIEHFAHAQTDKQTIFSLVFTSLDSNSFAQYLQEHHPHFFLGSNGTTPWWTGGPQLLVPLHMLYRINSAGLHIACVENLEFKSSRAFLPVASPRGAQRSLNGDTLSPIPDTSLMEDNIQHRLGGLAKTHSLTAREIISLYSLAHVLANHALDASEGDEIGQHVKALLLQLVFMRHCNVSSRSFESRGSGLELGSAANSFICSLAEPAQRILGSWSSGPFANSAWDAFDLFDGRLYLALLRSSHNIHLSCALHEQFVQLGGLLEQLCGYDATAKWPVDLTNTDGEEARLKISDPQPNQLVPSLSILPFSHPVLDKYLTSVHLRTDTVISSPVDYKVHKELTHWHNKKPIDPKQPTKAPDFWARRRNQRFMADIIAYSASLTGASGKIIEPEIVVVRGSVERSKPVSRHASNKGKKQANSNIHPEIGGAQYAHQEVERRKEAKFKVKSLAIITSWEQRCLEFSKEASLVKRYLLVEKYLLGLSPDHLSVIGAEVSLYLCHILRQIQGRYNPDTLTHCHVLAMLWSRTQETAKMTMTKEVHTLVNRVSKSLELPHYKIPALLSERKLPFEFLDIASGGLLPPGKSSLDFQLGFCGPFFERSFDSAPDSRVPFEPDAWQRKVLDAIDENKSLLVIAPTSAGKTFISFYAMRKVLEANNDDVLVYIAPTKALVNQIAAEIQARFSKQYGQEARSVWAIHTRDYRINNVKGCQILVTVPDILQILLLAPSNAAGPTSFSRRIKRIIFDEVHCIGQSEDGIVWEQLLLLAPCPIIALSATVGNPLEFRDWLSNAQKAKGFDMEMVVHSSRYSDLRKFIHDPSPGSYEFEGLKPVERLPFPGLDSDCENPLPFSFIHPIAAIMDRSRDTLNDASLEPRDCIVLWKHMTKHQIGQYQVPTSLDPKKMLPSLVKKSDVTKWESALKDVLADWMLDPNSPFDELRNDLRGERFAHLSSTHNQPESIESPPRQSGPIVSRRSIFSLVTDLRSHGALPAIIFNYDRVGCETVLRELYETLKSAEAAYKQHDSKWLKKLAGFEEWKKRRESAKTKDTKMKQTKKTGLRNEDDDGAMSKGDRARDAANRELSVWDSFDPEAPLQQFSFADNTKLTQEELNTRLKSLRADAVRPWIRDALFRGIGVHHAGMNRQYRQIVEMLFRKGYLTVVVATGTLAMGLNMPCKTVVFTGDSVFLTALNYRQASGRAGRRGFDLLGNVVFHGLHPHRVFEIMSARLPDLRGQFPTSVTLILRLFILLHGTQNSEFAANAVKGLLTQSRLCLGGPDAKMSIAHHLRFSIDYLRRQHLLSENGVPLNFSGLVGHLYYTENAVFAFHALLKDGYFHDLSTSNRSREDVILEIMLVLSHLFCRHDLPQHKDKQFLERVHRSPCVGILPDLPQKASEVLERHNQQTLSIFQNYVSSYTNQHLTGMPDNCLPYTKYKVDPVDAQPTPDLSTVLPSSDRPRPPTVVRSPFSALSGFTDEFATIHELCETVRAGVFLEESAVPYIPMAPKETNGVPWNAYLYDFFKHGDMEALKTVNMIKGGDIWYHLKDFSLILSSIVTSLANFLELPNADGDFGFEEEEDDDELEMADDDRPIFSGEEGNGIRNDVCGAPAPPPQKEQKKTKAKKEVVAESWDDEISDEDTEEDTKTANHGGNSWSGSASAYPQAPRWADDGGQSLMEVFRNFSVLRQEFEEKFRKTFA from the exons ATGGCTGGTCCCGATAATTCCAGCGAGTCGCCTGGTTACGGCACTGACACTGGCGACAACCGCCTGAGGAGCTGGTTCCGATCGTTGTCCCCGACAAAGGTTGACATTGTCGGCGATTTCACCGGCAAAGAGCGCTTTGCCATTCATGGAGAAGCCCTGCTTGCACATTGTCTTCATGCCATGAAAGTCGACTTTGACT ACGGCTTCCAGATTCTCCATGCCGTTCATTCAGTTGAGACTCTTCTCCAGAGGCTGCATGATCGAGGATGCAACTTTCACGTCCTCTGGTTCAATCGAGAGTATCAACTATCCATCCCCACGGACATCCCAGCTGAGATCACGTACCGATACCAGCTCACTCGAAGCATCCTGATCGAGCACTTCGCTCACGCACAGACTGACAAACAGACCATTTTCAGTCTTGTGTTCACGAGCCTGGACAGCAATTCTTTCGCTCAATATCTCCAAGAACATCATCCGCACTTTTTCTTGGGATCTAATGGTACAACGCCGTGGTGGACGGGTGGCCCGCAACTTCTGGTGCCTCTTCACATGCTGTACCGCATCAATTCAGCAGGATTGCATATCGCGTGCGTTGAGAATCTGGAGTTCAAGAGCTCAAGGGCTTTCCTACCGGTAGCCTCTCCCAGAGGGGCGCAAAGATCGCTCAATGGCGACACTCTTTCTCCAATTCCCGACACCTCCTTGATGGAGGACAACATTCAACATCGTCTTGGAGGACTCGCCAAGACACACAGCCTGACTGCTCGGGAAATAATATCCCTATACTCACTGGCTCATGTGCTTGCCAACCATGCGCTCGATGCCAGTGAGGGCGACGAGATTGGGCAGCACGTTAAAGCGCTGCTCCTCCAGCTAGTGTTCATGAGACACTGCAATGTTTCGAGCCGGAGCTTTGAGTCGCGGGGATCGGGACTCGAGTTGGGCAGCGCCGCCAATTCTTTCATTTGTTCCTTGGCTGAGCCGGCTCAACGCATTCTTGGCTCGTGGAGTTCAGGACCATTCGCAAACTCAGCATGGGATGCATTTGATCTCTTTGATGGGCGGCTCTACCTGGCATTACTGCGTTCTTCACACAACATACACTTGTCCTGCGCTCTTCACGAACAGTTCGTCCAGCTCGGTGGACTACTCGAGCAGCTCTGTGGCTACGATGCCACTGCAAAGTGGCCGGTCGATCTGACGAATACcgatggagaagaagctcgTTTGAAGATCAGCGATCCCCAACCTAATCAGTTGGTACCGTCGCTGTCTATATTGCCTTTCAGCCATCCCGTTCTGGACAAGTATCTTACTTCAGTGCACCTACGCACAGATACTGTCATCTCCTCTCCAGTTGATTACAAAGTGCACAAAGAGCTGACGCATTGGCACAACAAAAAGCCAATTGACCCTAAGCAGCCCACCAAGGCTCCTGACTTTTGGGCAAGACGGCGAAACCAACGCTTCATGGCCGACATCATTGCCTACTCTGCTAGTCTTACCGGTGCATCTGGAAAGATTATCGAACCAGAAATCGTTGTTGTACGCGGCTCGGTCGAAAGAAGCAAGCCCGTTAGTAGACATGCGTCGAACAAGGGCAAGAAACAG GCAAATTCCAACATACATCCGGAGATAGGCGGCGCGCAATACGCTCATCAAGAG GTAGAACGGCGCAAGGAAGCCAAGTTCAAGGTCAAATCGCTGGCAATCATCACCTCCTGGGAACAAAGGTGTCTCGAGTTCTCAAAGGAGGCATCTCTGGTTAAGCGATATTTGCTGGTCGAAAAGTATCTCTTGGGCTTGAGTCCAGACCATTTGTCTGTGATTGGGGCGGAAGTCTCCTTGTATCTTTGCCATATTCTACGCCAAATCCAGGGTCGCTACAACCCGGACACGCTGACTC ACTGCCATGTTTTGGCCATGCTTTGGTCCCGAACTCAGGAGACCGCCAAAATGACCATGACCAAAGAAGTCCACACACTTGTGAACAGAGTTTCAAAGTCTCTCGAACTCCCCCATTACAAGATCCCGGCACTCCTTTCAGAGAGAAAGCTGCCATTTGAGTTCCTGGATATTGCGAGCGGGGGTTTACTGCCTCCTGGAAAGTCTTCGCTCGACTTCCAGCTCGGATTTTGTGGACCGTTCTTTGAACGAAGTTTCGACTCGGCCCCAGATTCTCGTGTGCCTTTTGAGCCCGATGCCTGGCAGAGAAAGGTACTTGACGCTATCGATGAGAACAAGAGTCTGCTCGTGATTGCCCCAACGTCGGCTGGCAAGACGTTCATCTCATTCTACGCTATGAGGAAGGTTCTCGAAGCCAACAACGACGATGTACTGGTGTACATTGCCCCGACCAAAGCTCTCGTCAACCAAATTGCCGCCGAGATCCAAGCCCGATTCTCTAAGCAATATGGCCAAGAAGCGCGGTCTGTCTGGGCTATCCATACTAGGGATTACCGCATCAATAATGTGAAGGGATGCCAAATTCTTGTAACCGTCCCGGATATCTTGCAGATTCTTCTGCTGGCTCCTTCCAATGCAGCAGGCCCAACGTCTTTTTCCCGGAGAATAAAGAGAATCATTTTCGATGAGGTTCATTGTATCGGCCAGTCTGAAGACGGGATTGTTTGGGAGCAGCTTTTGCTGCTTGCACCATGTCCCATCATTGCGCTATCGGCCACCGTGGGAAACCCCCTCGAATTCCGAGACTGGCTTTCCAATGCACAGAAGGCCAAGGGATTCGATATGGAGATGGTGGTACATTCATCCAGGTACTCAGACCTCCGCAAGTTCATCCATGATCCGTCTCCCGGTTCATATGAATTCGAAGGCCTCAAACCCGTTGAACGTCTCCCATTTCCTGGACTAGACTCTGATTGCGAGAATCCGTTGCCATTCTCGTTTATACACCCAATCGCAGCTATcatggatag GAGCCGGGACACGCTTAACGATGCCAGTCTTGAACCTCGAGACTGTATCGTGCTTTGGAAGCACATGACCAAACATCAGATTGGCCAGTATCAAGTTCCAACCTCCCTGGATCCTAAGAAAATGTTGCCGTCGCTCGTCAAAAAGTCCGACGTTACGAAATGGGAGTCGGCTCTCAAGGACGTCTTGGCTGACTGGATGCTTGACCCCAACTCCCCGTTCGACGAACTTCGAAACGATTTGCGTGGAGAACGGTTTGCTCACCTATCATCAACGCACAATCAACCCGAATCCATCGAATCCCCGCCTCGTCAATCTGGACCTATTGTATCACGACGTTCCATATTCTCACTTGTGACTGATCTTAGGTCGCATGGAGCATTGCCTGCCATCATCTTTAATTACGACCGGGTTGGCTGCGAGACTGTTCTTCGAGAACTCTACGAGACTCTTAAGTCCGCGGAAGCAGCATACAAGCAACACGATTCAAAGTGGCTTAAAAAGCTGGCGGGCTTCGAAGAATGGAAGAAACGCCGTGAGAGCGCAAAAACGAAGGACACAAAGATGAAGCAAACCAAGAAGACCGGCTTGAGAAAtgaggacgacgatggcGCAATGAGTAAAGGAGACCGAGCCCGTGACGCAGCAAATCGAGAACTGAGCGTTTGGGACAGCTTTGACCCAGAAGCCCCCCTTCAGCAATTCAGCTTTGCTGATAACACCAAACTGACACAGGAAGAGCTGAATACGCGATTGAAGTCACTCAGGGCGGATGCCGTCCGTCCTTGGATCCGAGATGCTCTCTTCCGAGGAATCGGCGTACACCATGCAGGGATGAACCGCCAATATAGACAGAT AGTCGAAATGCTTTTCCGTAAAGGTTATTTGACTGTGGTCGTCGCGACCGGGACACTTGCCATGGGTCTCAACATGCCTTGTAAAACAGTTGTCTTTACCGGCGATTCAGTTTTCCTGACTGCTCTCAACTACCGTCAAGCCTCGGGTCGTGCTGGCCGGCGTGGCTTCGACCTCCTTGGAAACGTTGTCTTTCATGGCCTCCATCCGCACCGGGTTTTTGAAATAATGTCTGCGAGGCTCCCGGATCTTCGCGGGCAGTTTCCAACATCGGTCACGCTCATCCTACGGCTCTTCATCCTTCTACACGGAACGCAGAACTCTGAGTTTGCAGCCAACGCTGTAAAGGGCCTGCTGACCCAAAGCAGACTTTGCTTGGGTGGACCTGATGCGAAAATGTCGATCGCACATCATCTTAGATTTTCGATTGACTACCTCAGACGCCAACACCTGTTATCCGAAAATGGTGTCCCTCTTAACTTCTCTGGCCTTGTGGGACATCTGTACTACACAGAGAATGCTGTCTTTGCATTCCATGCCCTCCTCAAGGACGGATACTTTCACGACCTCAGTACTAGCAACCGAAGCCGGGAAGACGTCATTCTTGAGATTATGCTTGTTCTAAGTCACTTGTTCTGTCGCCACGATTTGCCCCAACACAAAGACAAGCAGTTCCTCGAGCGTGTACATCGCTCTCCGTGTGTTGGAATTCTCCCAGATCTCCCCCAGAAAGCAAGTGAGGTCCTGGAGCGCCACAACCAGCAGACCTTGTCCATTTTCCAGAACTATGTCAGCTCTTATACCAATCAACATCTGACCGGGATGCCGGACAACTGTCTCCCCTATACCAAGTACAAGGTTGATCCTGTCGATGCTCAACCAACGCCGGACCTTTCAACTGTACTTCCCTCCTCTGACCGACCTCGGCCGCCCACGGTTGTTCGATCTCCATTCTCTGCACTCTCTGGCTTTACGGACGAATTTGCCACTATCCACGAGCTTTGCGAGACTGTCCGCGCAGGCGTCTTCCTTGAAGAGTCTGCAGTCCCGTATATTCCGATGGCACCAAAGGAAACGAATGGAGTACCTTGGAACGCCTACCTTTATGACTTCTTCAAGCATGGAGATATGGAAGCACTCAAGACTGTCAACATGATCAAGGGTGGCGATATCTGGTACCACCTCAAAGACTTCTCGCTCATTCTTTCTTCAATTGTGACCAGCCTTGCCAATTTTCTGGAGCTTCCAAATGCCGACGGTGATTTCGgttttgaggaggaggaggatgatgatgagcttGAGATGGCAGATGATGATAGACCAATCTTTagcggggaggaggggaatggGATAAGGAATGATGTCTGCGGCGCTCCCGCTCCACCACCGCAGAAGGAAcagaagaagaccaaggcGAAAAAGGAAGTGGTTGCCGAGTCATGGGATGACGAGATCAGCGATGAAGACACAGAGGAGGACACAAAAACGGCCAATCACGGTGGCAATTCGTGGTCTGGATCAGCCTCTGCTTACCCTCAGGCGCCCAGATGGGCTGACGACGGCGGTCAGTCGTTGATGGAGGTCTTCCGAAATTTCTCGGTACTTCGACAGGAGTTTGAGGAAAAATTCCGCAAGACATTTGCTTGA
- a CDS encoding polysaccharide export protein, producing MPVTLPRSRFQRQLVSRSTIRKLIAAFIVWTIVEAQLIYYRVAHAERDTQAQATTLLKPTRVYIASLHWNNAAILRSDWNKAVVDLTRALGADNVFVSVYESGSWDDSKGALRELDRDLGRLGVQRQITLDKETHQDAIDAPPAEHGWITAPSGEKRLRRIPYLAGMRNLSLQPLLNMAENGTTFDYVLFLGDVVFSVPDIVALLNTNDGQYAAACSLDFSKPPRFYDTFALRDSGGHEYATQTWPYFRSSNSRKAVLRGAPVPVSSCWNGIVAMHPSVFTGVQGLKFRGIDDTLAEYHLEGSECCLIHADNPASRTRGVFLNPNVRVGYSRKAYDAVHPPGGWLSLSQVFSGLWKNRVARWLTTPLFKELQVRWRIRKWAEKAEGRKEPGPFCLINEMQVIVHNGWAHL from the exons ATGCCGGTGACCTTGCCTCGATCGCGGTTCCAACGCCAGCTCGTGTCGCGGTCCACCATCCGGAAGCTGATTGCCGCCTTCATCGTATGGACCATTGTCGAGGCTCAGCTCATATACTACCGAGTCGCCCATGCCGAGCGAGACACCCAAGCCCAAGCTACGACGCTTCTCAAGCCGACACGGGTGTACATTGCGAGCCTGCACTGGAACAACGCCGCCATCTTGCGCTCCGACTGGAACAAGGCGGTCGTGGACCTGACCAGGGCTCTGGGTGCGGACAATGTCTTTGTCAGTGTCTACGAGAGCGGTAGCTGGGATGATTCCAAGGGTGCTCTCCGGGAGCTGGACCGCGACCTGGGCAGACTTGGGGTTCAGCGGCAGATCACGCTCGACAAGGAAACACATCAAGACGCCATAGACGCACCGCCAGCCGAACATGGATGGATTACCGCCCCTAGTGGTGAAAAAAGGTTGAGGAGAATACCTTACCTGGCTGGCATGCGGAATCTTTCTCTTCAACCACTGCTGAACATGGCAGAGAACGGGACCACATTTGACTACGTGTTGTTCTTGGGCGACGTGGTGTTCTCG GTTCCGGATATCGTGGCTCTGCTAAACACAAACGACGGCCAATACGCTGCGGCCTGCTCGCTCGATTTCAGCAAACCGCCTCGCTTCTACGACACCTTTGCCCTGCGAGATTCAGGCGGTCATGAATACGCGACCCAGACCTGGCCGTACTTCCGGTCCTCCAACTCCAGAAAAGCGGTGCTCCGCGGTGCTCCCGTGCCAGTGTCGAGCTGTTGGAACGGAATTGTCGCAATGCACCCGTCTGTCTTTACTGGAGTCCAAGGCCTCAAGTTTCGGGGAATCGACGACACACTGGCCGAATACCATCTGGAGGGCTCCGAGTGCTGTCTCATCCATGCGGACAACCCGGCGTCACGTACCAGGGGCGTCTTCCTTAACCCCAACGTCCGCGTGGGATATTCCAGAAAGGCGTACGATGCAGTGCATCCGCCAGGAGGCTGGCTTTCTCTGTCCCAAGTCTTTTCTGGCCTGTGGAAGAACAGGGTCGCCAGATGGCTCACCACCCCTCTTTTCAAAGAGTTGCAGGTTCGCTGGCGTATTCGCAAGTGGGCGGAGAAAGCGGAAGGTCGCAAGGAACCTGGACCATTTTGTCTCATCAATGAAATGCAAGTCATTGTGCACAACGGATGGGCTCATTTATAG
- a CDS encoding lipase B: MIFTSSPAVLLSTITLFAQLALGLPTTSEPVHHESVRAIGELSHRDELHDAGVVWNKVVRQSPLVAPTDPRDSFNNQNPDVPGVGYPRSSDADPAFTIPEAKLRSAIYLPSGFNSSTNRQVVLFVPGTGAYGHESFADNLLKVITNAGAADAVWVNVPNAMLDDVQSNAEYIAYAISYVKALIGDDRDLNVIGWSQGNLATQWVLTYWPSTAPKVRQLISVSPDFHGTMLAYGLCAGNFGKVAKAGAPCPPSVLQQLYSSNLINTLRAAGGGDAQVPTTSFWSRLTDEVVQPQAGLTASARMGDARNKGVTNVEVQTVCGLSVGGGQYGHSTLMAHPLVAAMTLDALKNGGPASLSRIRSQMFRACSNVVAPGLQLTDRAKTEGLLATAGARMGAFPTKLLREPALRQYAA, encoded by the coding sequence ATGATCTTTACCTCCAGTCCTGCGGTGCTCCTCAGCACCATCACTTTGTTCGCTCAACTCGCTTTGGGCCTCCCCACAACATCCGAACCGGTGCACCACGAAAGTGTCCGGGCTATCGGAGAGCTTTCTCACAGGGACGAGTTACACGACGCCGGCGTCGTCTGGAACAAGGTCGTTCGCCAGTCACCCCTAGTCGCTCCTACCGACCCTCGCGACAGCTTCAACAACCAGAACCCAGACGTCCCAGGGGTTGGCTACCCTCGGTCCTCAGATGCGGATCCCGCCTTCACCATCCCCGAGGCGAAGCTCCGCTCCGCCATCTACCTGCCCTCAGGCTTCAACTCGTCCACCAACCGCCAAGTAGTCCTCTTCGTCCCCGGAACCGGAGCCTACGGCCACGAATCCTTCGCCGACAACCTGCTCAAAGTCATCACCAatgccggcgccgccgaCGCCGTCTGGGTCAACGTGCCTAACGCCATGCTGGACGACGTACAGTCAAACGCCGAGTACATCGCCTACGCCATCAGCTACGTCAAGGCGCTCATCGGTGACGACCGTGACTTGAACGTGATCGGCTGGTCCCAGGGTAATCTGGCCACGCAGTGGGTGTTGACCTACTGGCCGAGCACCGCCCCAAAGGTGCGCCAGCTGATCTCCGTCAGCCCGGATTTCCACGGGACCATGTTGGCGTATGGGCTGTGCGCGGGCAACTTCGGGAAAGTTGCCAAGGCGGGAGCGCCCTGCCCGCCGTCGGTGCTCCAGCAGTTGTACAGCTCAAACTTGATCAACACCCTCagggcggcgggcggcggaGACGCGCAGGTGCCCACCACCTCGTTCTGGTCACGTCTCACTGACGAGGTTGTCCAGCCGCAAGCCGGCTTGACGGCGTCGGCGAGGATGGGAGACGCGCGCAACAAGGGCGTGACGAACGTGGAGGTGCAAACGGTCTGCGGACTATCGGTTGGCGGTGGGCAATATGGCCACTCGACCTTGATGGCGCACCCGCTCGTTGCGGCAATGACGCTCGACGCGCTGAAGAATGGAGGGCCCGCGAGCCTAAGCAGAATCAGGTCGCAGATGTTCAGGGCCTGCTCGAATGTGGTCGCGCCAGGGTTGCAGCTCACAGACAGAGCAAAGACGGAGGGACTCCTTGCCACTGCGGGCGCCAGGATGGGTGCTTTCCCTACCAAATTGTTGAGAGAGCCGGCCTTGAGACAGTACGCAGCTTGA